A stretch of Candidatus Methylomirabilota bacterium DNA encodes these proteins:
- a CDS encoding CoA transferase: MSSAPLHGIQVVDLTGYIAGSYAAMMLADLGADVVKVEALTGDPFRELPGFFGWNRGKRSLAVDLKTPRGRAIAEQLAARGDVVMENMRPGVADRLGLGWPALSAINPRLIYCSVTAFGSTGPYADRPGFDPLLQAMSGAMAIQGFGGPPQYIRIAITDYYAAALGAQAVLTALFVRERTGRGQRVETSLLHAAMALQSGNFVDYPGKQHIFRDNPTYRLYRAGDGEWFFLACGNQTFWVKLCSALGLQHLADDPRFASWVLRLDNREALLPLLEGTFATQPRAHWLKLLAEHDIPAAPVQSLMEFMDDPAVRHHDMSRSYEHPDVQRLRLLGQPLIFSDTRAADPGPPPALGQHTDQVLGELGYEADAIAELREAKVIR; the protein is encoded by the coding sequence GTGTCCTCGGCCCCGCTGCACGGTATCCAAGTCGTCGACCTCACCGGCTACATCGCCGGCTCCTACGCGGCGATGATGTTGGCCGACCTCGGCGCCGACGTCGTCAAGGTCGAGGCGCTGACCGGCGATCCCTTCCGAGAGCTGCCCGGCTTCTTCGGCTGGAACCGGGGCAAGCGCTCGCTGGCCGTGGACCTCAAGACGCCCCGGGGCCGCGCCATCGCTGAACAACTCGCCGCCCGGGGCGACGTCGTGATGGAGAACATGCGGCCGGGCGTGGCGGACCGGCTGGGGCTCGGCTGGCCGGCGCTCTCGGCCATCAATCCGCGGCTGATCTACTGTTCGGTCACCGCCTTCGGCTCCACCGGGCCCTACGCCGACCGGCCCGGCTTCGATCCGCTGCTCCAGGCCATGAGCGGGGCCATGGCCATCCAGGGCTTCGGGGGGCCGCCCCAGTACATCCGCATCGCCATCACCGATTACTACGCGGCCGCGCTGGGCGCTCAGGCCGTGCTGACCGCGCTGTTCGTGCGCGAGCGAACCGGGCGCGGGCAGCGCGTGGAGACCTCGCTGCTGCACGCGGCCATGGCCCTGCAGTCCGGCAACTTCGTCGACTACCCGGGCAAGCAGCACATCTTCCGCGACAATCCGACCTATCGGCTCTACCGCGCCGGGGACGGGGAATGGTTCTTCCTCGCCTGCGGCAACCAGACGTTCTGGGTGAAGCTCTGTTCGGCGCTCGGCCTGCAGCACCTCGCCGACGATCCGCGCTTCGCCTCCTGGGTCCTGCGCCTGGACAACCGCGAGGCCCTGCTGCCCCTGCTCGAAGGCACCTTCGCCACCCAGCCGCGGGCCCACTGGTTGAAGCTCCTGGCCGAGCACGACATCCCGGCCGCGCCGGTGCAGAGTCTGATGGAGTTCATGGACGACCCGGCCGTGCGCCATCACGACATGAGCCGGAGCTACGAGCATCCCGACGTCCAGCGCTTGCGCCTGCTGGGCCAGCCGCTCATCTTCTCCGACACCCGGGCTGCCGACCCCGGCCCGCCGCCGGCGCTCGGGCAGCACACCGACCAGGTCCTGGGCGAGCTCGGCTACGAGGCCGACGCCATCGCCGAGCTCCGCGAGGCCAAGGTGATCCGATGA
- a CDS encoding enoyl-CoA hydratase-related protein yields MTEEPLRYEAADGVATVTLNRPDVLNAMNQGMREALTRRFTALATDDEVRVIVVTGAGERAFSVGADVREFVAPQTPVRFRDQRRLVDFRRVMDRCPQPIIAAIRGYALGGGLELALACDIRVAGDDAQLGLTEINLAIIPGGGGTQRLPRLLGRGKALELILTGARIDAAEARRLGLVERVVPAAEVRQQATALARELAGKAPVALRYAKEAVVKGLELPLADGLRLESDLSTLLRTTEDRLEGARAFLEKRRPRWTGT; encoded by the coding sequence ATGACGGAAGAGCCGCTTCGCTACGAGGCTGCCGACGGGGTGGCCACGGTGACGCTCAACCGCCCCGACGTGCTGAACGCGATGAACCAGGGCATGCGCGAGGCGCTCACCCGTCGCTTCACCGCGCTGGCGACCGACGATGAGGTCCGCGTGATCGTCGTCACCGGTGCCGGGGAGCGCGCGTTCTCGGTGGGCGCCGACGTCCGGGAGTTCGTCGCGCCCCAGACGCCCGTGCGCTTCCGGGACCAGCGCCGGCTGGTGGACTTTCGCCGAGTCATGGACCGCTGTCCGCAGCCCATCATCGCCGCCATCCGGGGCTACGCGCTGGGCGGAGGGCTGGAGCTGGCCCTGGCCTGCGACATCCGCGTGGCCGGCGACGACGCCCAGCTCGGGCTGACCGAGATCAACCTGGCCATCATCCCCGGCGGCGGAGGCACCCAGCGCCTTCCCCGCCTGCTCGGTCGCGGCAAAGCGCTCGAGCTCATCCTCACCGGGGCCCGGATCGACGCGGCCGAGGCGCGGCGTCTGGGCCTCGTGGAGCGCGTGGTGCCGGCGGCCGAGGTGCGGCAGCAGGCGACGGCGCTGGCTCGCGAGCTCGCCGGCAAGGCGCCCGTCGCCCTGCGCTATGCCAAGGAGGCGGTCGTGAAGGGGCTGGAGCTTCCGCTGGCCGACGGCCTGCGCCTGGAAAGCGACCTCTCGACGCTGCTCCGTACCACCGAGGACCGCCTCGAGGGCGCCCGGGCCTTCCTGGAAAAGCGCCGGCCGCGCTGGACGGGGACGTGA
- a CDS encoding DinB family protein, translated as MTFAYYKRLSRAQQAIYRKSDQVSEIRLPRPELLHPLVEDVASALASESRDQTWQASDRLLRGLARELGVPPVQVEVLAARPHRRWGELHGLYTAEAGRTPKIQLWMRTAKQRRVVAFRTYLRTLLHELGHHLDYTKLRLRDSFHTEGFYKRESSLFHQLVPERTAAMPTMEEYAKQTLAQRLTRLERTPEELAAALQGQPESVLARRPDPKSWAPKEVVCHLRDTEELFDSRFQLIALNDEPKLAAFAPDTPDRWAEERQYLRNDVQQALAAFRRRRGETLAMLKKLGPDWQRAGLHPTRGRMTADDFLTLMAWHDDNHLDQLRRALEGRA; from the coding sequence GTGACGTTCGCGTACTACAAGCGTCTGAGCCGCGCCCAGCAGGCGATCTACCGCAAGAGCGACCAGGTGAGCGAGATCCGTCTGCCCCGCCCCGAGCTGCTCCATCCCCTCGTCGAGGACGTGGCCTCGGCGCTGGCCTCCGAGAGTCGCGACCAGACGTGGCAGGCCTCGGATCGGCTCCTGCGCGGCCTGGCCCGGGAGCTCGGCGTGCCGCCCGTGCAGGTCGAGGTCCTCGCCGCCCGCCCGCACCGGCGCTGGGGGGAGCTGCACGGCCTCTATACCGCCGAGGCGGGCCGTACGCCGAAGATCCAGCTCTGGATGCGCACCGCCAAGCAGCGTCGGGTGGTCGCCTTCCGGACCTATCTCCGCACGCTGCTGCACGAGCTCGGCCACCACCTGGACTACACGAAGCTGCGCCTGCGCGACTCGTTCCACACCGAGGGCTTCTACAAGCGGGAGTCGAGCCTGTTCCACCAGCTCGTCCCGGAAAGGACCGCCGCCATGCCGACGATGGAGGAGTACGCCAAGCAGACTCTGGCCCAGCGCCTGACCCGCCTCGAGCGCACCCCCGAGGAGCTGGCCGCCGCACTGCAGGGCCAGCCGGAGAGCGTGCTGGCCCGGCGCCCGGATCCGAAGAGCTGGGCGCCCAAGGAGGTCGTCTGCCATCTGCGAGACACCGAGGAGCTCTTCGACAGCCGCTTCCAGCTGATCGCGCTGAATGACGAGCCCAAGCTCGCGGCGTTCGCGCCCGACACCCCGGACCGCTGGGCCGAGGAGCGGCAGTACTTGAGGAACGACGTGCAGCAGGCGCTCGCCGCGTTCCGGCGCCGGCGCGGTGAGACCCTGGCGATGCTCAAGAAGCTCGGTCCCGACTGGCAGCGGGCCGGCCTCCATCCCACCCGCGGGCGGATGACGGCGGACGACTTCCTGACCCTGATGGCCTGGCACGACGACAACCACCTGGACCAGCTCCGGCGCGCGCTGGAGGGCCGGGCGTAG